Proteins encoded within one genomic window of Glycine soja cultivar W05 chromosome 1, ASM419377v2, whole genome shotgun sequence:
- the LOC114419956 gene encoding NAC domain-containing protein 37-like, protein MESMESCIPPGFRFHPTDEELVGYYLRKKVASQKIDLDVIREIDLYRIEPWDLQERCRIGYDEQNEWYFFSHKDKKYPTGTRTNRATMAGFWKATGRDKAVYERAKLIGMRKTLVFYKGRAPNGQKSDWIMHEYRLESDENGPPQEEGWVVCRAFKKKTTGQTKTINIEGWDSSYFYEEASGASTVVDPIELISRQSQSFVAQNFMCKQELEADNLSCMLQDPFVQLPQLESPSLPLVKRPSTVSLVSDNNEDEDIQNRLLSNNNNTKKVTTDWRALDKFVASQLSQEVDTHESNGVPSSFQPHDDNHDMALLLLQSSRDEGNRLSPFLNTSSDCDIGICVFEK, encoded by the exons ATGGAGTCGATGGAGTCATGTATCCCACCAGGGTTTCGGTTCCACCCAACAGATGAAGAGCTTGTTGGTTATTACCTCAGGAAGAAAGTGGCTTCTCAGAAAATTGACCTTGATGTTATCAGAGAGATCGATCTATATCGTATTGAACCATGGGATCTCCAag AGAGATGCAGGATAGGGTATGACGAGCAGAATGAGTGGTATTTCTTCAGCCACAAAGATAAAAAGTATCCAACAGGGACAAGAACTAATAGAGCCACCATGGCGGGGTTTTGGAAGGCAACAGGAAGAGACAAAGCAGTGTATGAAAGGGCAAAACTTATTGGGATGAGAAAGACCCTTGTTTTCTACAAAGGAAGAGCCCCAAATGGACAGAAAAGTGATTGGATCATGCACGAGTATAGGCTTGAATCTGATGAGAATGGACCCCCACAG GAAGAAGGATGGGTTGTGTGCAGAGCCTTCAAGAAGAAAACCACTGGGCAAACGAAGACTATTAATATTGAAGGATGGGACTCAAGCTACTTCTATGAAGAAGCAAGTGGGGCAAGCACTGTGGTCGATCCAATTGAACTCATTTCAAGGCAATCTCAGAGCTTTGTAGCTCAAAACTTCATGTGCAAGCAAGAGTTAGAAGCAGATAACTTGAGTTGCATGCTTCAAGATCCATTTGTGCAACTTCCTCAGCTAGAAAGCCCATCTTTGCCATTAGTAAAGAGGCCAAGCACAGTGTCACTAGTATCAGACAATAACGAAGATGAAGACATTCAAAACAGGTTGttatccaacaacaacaacacaaagAAAGTCACCACTGATTGGAGAGCCCTTGACAAGTTTGTAGCCTCTCAACTGAGTCAAGAAGTAGACACGCATGAAAGTAATGGAGTACCCTCAAGCTTTCAACCCCATGATGATAACCACGACATGGCACTGCTGCTACTGCAGAGTAGTAGGGATGAGGGGAACAGGTTGAGCCCATTTCTAAATACAAGCTCAGACTGTGATATTGGGATATGCGTATTCGAAAAATGA